The DNA region ACATGCGGACTATTGAAGCTCTGGCGCTAGCTATTGAAGCCAAAGACCAGACCACGCATGACCATCTGGAACGCGTCCGCGTTTACGCAGTCGAGATGGCGAAGAGGCTGCACCTTTCCGCAGACGAAGTTGAAGCGTTACGCGCCGCCGCCTTGCTGCATGACATTGGCAAACTGGCTGTGCCTGAGCACATTATTTCCAAGCCGGGCAGGCTTACTCCTGAAGAATTTGAAAAAATGAAGATCCATCCGGTCGTCGGCGCGGAAATACTGGAGCGCGTTCACTTCCCATATCCCGTGGTTCCAATTGTGCGCGCGCACCATGAGCGTTGGGACGGAACCGGCTATCCGGACGGGCTGAAGGGAGAAGAAATTCCCATAGGCGCCAGAATTCTTTCCGCAGTCGATTGTCTGGATGCGCTGGCCACAGATCGCCAATATCGCAAAGCGCTGCCCCTGGACGACGCTATGCAGTGGTTGGCCGATCAGGCAGGGAAGGCATTTGATCCACGAATCATAAATCTGCTGAAGGCCAGCTACAAAGAGCTGGAAGCGATTGTCCATTCGCAGTCACAACTGCCAGACCGCCAGAAACTCTCAACCGATCTTAAAGTGGAGCGCGGTAAGGCCCCAGCCAACGGGTTCGCCATCGACAAGGCCAATGACACAGGCAACCAGACCGCTTTCCTGTCGTCGATTGCCGCGGCGCGCCAGGAAGCGCAGGCGCTCTTTGAACTTACGCAGGACCTGGGCAATTCGCTCAGCCTGAGTGAAACTCTTTCTGTGCTGAGCGGACGGCTCAAGCGCCTTGTGCCTTATGACGCCATTGCAACCTACATTGTTCGCGGAAACGAGTTGCTTCCGGAGTATGTCAATGGAGACAACTTCCGTTTGTTTGCAGCGTTACGAATCCCATTGGGAGAAGGCCTGTCAGGGTGGGTTGCGCAAAATCGCAAACCGATGCTGAACGGCAATCCGGCGCTGGAACATGGCTATTTACACGATCCGAACCGGTTCAGTCCTTTACGCTCAGCCATTTCAATACCGCTCGAAGGCTTGCAGGGCGTAGTGGGAGTGTTAACGCTCTATCACTCTGACGCGGATGCATATACTTCCGATCACCTGCGCATCCTGTTGGCGATCAGCTCAAAAGTTGCGCTTTCTGTTGAGAATGCGCTTGCCTTCCAGGAAGCCGAAAGTTCGGCCACAACCGACTACCTCACTGAATTGCCGAATGCCCGCTCGTTGTTTATCCACCTTGATCGCGAACTGGCCCGCTGTAAGCGTCTTGATACTTCTTTGACCGTAATGGTTTGTGACCTGGACGGTTTCAAGAAGATCAATGATCGCTTTGGCCATCTTGAAGGGAACAGAATTCTGCGGCATTTTTCTGAAACCTTGCAAGGCTCCTGCCGTGAATATGACTACGTTGCGCGTATGGGAGGCGATGAGTTCGTGATTGTCGCTCCTGGGCTGAGCGCGTCAGCAGCGGAGGCGCGCGGCATCTGCCTGAGTGAACTGGCCGGCAATGCCGGCCGCGAAGTTTGTGGCGTGGAATGGCTGTCATTGAGCGTCGGCTGCGCCATCTATCCGGAAGACGGAGTGGATGCCGAGAAACTACTGGCGGAAGCGGACCGGCGCATGTATATACAAAAGCAGGAGCACCACAAGATTCTGAAAGTATTTGCTGCTCTTACAGACGGAAAGCGGCCTCCTGCCATCCGTGACGCGGTGGCTGGATAAGATGCTGCGCTTCTGGATTGGGGCCGTCTTACGGCTCTTGGCTGTCATGCTCATGGCGGGTTTTGCGGGCGCCATGCTCATGCGCATTGCACCCGGATTTTCCTCTGACGACCAGGAACTCAATTCTGGCCTCTCGGCACAAAGCATTCAGGCAATCCGGCGCGCACATCTCGCGGATTCAGATATTCCTCATTTTTATGCGCAGTACATTGCGTCGCTCCTTGGTGGCGATCTGGGAACTTCACGGTCACTGAATCAGCCTGTGAAAGAACTTCTGCGCGAGCGTTTGCCAACCACATTGATGAATCTGGCATTCGCGCTCGCAGTCGGTTGGCTGCTGGGGCTGGCTTTGGCAATCGGCACACAAACATGGGACATCCCAGCGCTGAATTTTCTTGCCAATGGATTGAGTGGAACTTTTATTTCCACCCCAGCGGCTGCGCTGGCGCTGGTCTTCCTGTTGTTACGCTGGCCTCCTGCCTTCGCGGCTGCGCTGCTGGTGTTCCCAAAGATTTATCGCTACACGCAAAATCTGCTGCAGCAGAGCAGTGAAATGCCTCACGTGATTACGGCGAGAGCAAAGGGCGCAGGTCCATGGCGGGTCCTGGCATGGCACGTTGCTCCGATTGCATTTCCGCAGATCATTGCGCTGGTAGGCGTTTCCATCAGTATTGGGATTGGCGTTCTGCTGCCCATTGAAGTTGTGAGTGACGTTGCCGGTATTGGTCAGCTGGCGTGGCAAGCAGCTCAGGCCCGCGATTTGCCATTGCTGGTAAACCTGACCATGGTGGTTACGTTTGTTACCGTCTGCGCCACGTTGATTTCAGATGCGGCCCAACGAGGCTTTAGGCGGAGCGCCGCATGAAGACCATACGTGTGGCAGCCATCGGGGTACTAGTTCTTACAGCGTTGACTGTTCTAGGCGCACATTACCTGGCTCC from Terriglobia bacterium includes:
- a CDS encoding diguanylate cyclase — encoded protein: MSKQARIFLYAICLAGLATVVYGGVAWKIDDLPKFIAYLLTALLASRLKVELPEITGTISVNFLFILLGIAQLTFTETLILGCAAILAQCLFTKRRWPRIEQVLFNVSSAAVAIAAAYFTYHGPWSTRLHPNAAFLLMLSAAVYFLFNTLPVATIIALTENKRLQKIWTDCYFWSLPYYLAGGALAAMFGWLTQKVGWQPTLLALPAMFVIYRSYRLYLGKLENEKNHVSEMAALHMRTIEALALAIEAKDQTTHDHLERVRVYAVEMAKRLHLSADEVEALRAAALLHDIGKLAVPEHIISKPGRLTPEEFEKMKIHPVVGAEILERVHFPYPVVPIVRAHHERWDGTGYPDGLKGEEIPIGARILSAVDCLDALATDRQYRKALPLDDAMQWLADQAGKAFDPRIINLLKASYKELEAIVHSQSQLPDRQKLSTDLKVERGKAPANGFAIDKANDTGNQTAFLSSIAAARQEAQALFELTQDLGNSLSLSETLSVLSGRLKRLVPYDAIATYIVRGNELLPEYVNGDNFRLFAALRIPLGEGLSGWVAQNRKPMLNGNPALEHGYLHDPNRFSPLRSAISIPLEGLQGVVGVLTLYHSDADAYTSDHLRILLAISSKVALSVENALAFQEAESSATTDYLTELPNARSLFIHLDRELARCKRLDTSLTVMVCDLDGFKKINDRFGHLEGNRILRHFSETLQGSCREYDYVARMGGDEFVIVAPGLSASAAEARGICLSELAGNAGREVCGVEWLSLSVGCAIYPEDGVDAEKLLAEADRRMYIQKQEHHKILKVFAALTDGKRPPAIRDAVAG
- a CDS encoding ABC transporter permease, producing MLRFWIGAVLRLLAVMLMAGFAGAMLMRIAPGFSSDDQELNSGLSAQSIQAIRRAHLADSDIPHFYAQYIASLLGGDLGTSRSLNQPVKELLRERLPTTLMNLAFALAVGWLLGLALAIGTQTWDIPALNFLANGLSGTFISTPAAALALVFLLLRWPPAFAAALLVFPKIYRYTQNLLQQSSEMPHVITARAKGAGPWRVLAWHVAPIAFPQIIALVGVSISIGIGVLLPIEVVSDVAGIGQLAWQAAQARDLPLLVNLTMVVTFVTVCATLISDAAQRGFRRSAA